One Cyclopterus lumpus isolate fCycLum1 chromosome 7, fCycLum1.pri, whole genome shotgun sequence DNA window includes the following coding sequences:
- the LOC117733365 gene encoding chondroitin proteoglycan 2-like, whose translation MCKLTLTAGLCVIIASLGLPGLVTGNPLFPLNPCHGRADGNYANPVDQHSFYQCVAGYTFVQPCPAGLVYAPYKNACDYPAQTTVSPNGNDCHGRPDGQYTNPHDQHSFLSCSGGITYILKCPSNLVYVESINACDYPAQTTGSPNGNDCHGRPDGQYTNPHDQHSFLSCSGGITYILKCPSNLVYVESINACDYPAQTTASPNANDCHGRTDGQYTNPHDQHSFLSCSGGITYILQCPSNLVYVESINACDYPRHPY comes from the exons ATGTGCAAGCTCACTCTAACTGCAG GTCTCTGTGTGATCATCGCCAGCTTGG GTTTACCTGGCCTTGTGACAGGAAATCCATTATTTCCTTTAAACCCCTGTCATGGAAGAGCGGATGGGAACTACGCTAACCCCGTTgaccaacattcattttaccaatgtgtagctggatacacctttgtccaaccatgcccagcaggtttggtgtatgcaccatacaaaaatgcctgtgactatcctgctcaaactacagTATCCCCAAACGGAAACGACTGTCACGGAAgaccagatgggcaatataccaaccctcatgaccaacattcgtttttaagctgttcaggtggcataacctacatcctaaaatgcccatcaaatttggtatatgtagaatccataaatgcctgtgactatcctgctcaaactaccggaTCCCCAAACGGAAACGACTGTCACGGAAgaccagatgggcaatataccaaccctcatgaccaacattcgtttttaagctgttcaggtggcataACATACATCCTAAAATGTCCATCAAATTTGGTGTATGTAGAATccataaatgcctgtgactatcctgctcaaactaccgcATCCCCAAACGCAAACGACTGTCACGGAAGAAcagatgggcaatataccaaccctcatgaccaacattcgtttttaagctgttcaggtggcataACCTACATCCTACAATGCCCATCAAATTTGGTGTATGTAGAATccataaatgcctgtgactatcccaGACATCCTTATTAA